The following coding sequences are from one Dama dama isolate Ldn47 chromosome 8, ASM3311817v1, whole genome shotgun sequence window:
- the PDIK1L gene encoding serine/threonine-protein kinase PDIK1L, whose protein sequence is MVSSQPKYDLIREVGRGSYGVVYEAVIRKTSARVAVKKIRCHAPENVELALREFWALSSIKSQHPNVIHLEECILQKDGMVQKMSHGSNSSLYLQLVETSLKGEIAFDPRSAYYLWFVMDFCDGGDMNEYLLSRKPNRKTNTSFMLQLSSALAFLHKNQIIHRDLKPDNILISQSRLDTSDLEPTLKVADFGLSKVCSASGQNPEEPVSVNKCFLSTACGTDFYMAPEVWEGHYTAKADIFALGIIIWAMLERITFIDTETKKELLGSYVKQGTEIVPVGEALLENPKMELLIPVKKKSMNGRMKQLIKEMLAANPQDRPDAFELELRLVQIAFKDSSWET, encoded by the exons ATGGTGAGTAGCCAGCCAAAGTACGATCTAATACGGGAGGTAGGCCGAGGTAGTTACGGTGTTGTATATGAAGCAGTCATCAGAAAGACTTCTGCACGGGTGGCAGTGAAGAAAATCCGATGCCATGCACCTGAAAATGTTGAACTAGCCCTGCGTGAGTTCTGGGCGCTAAGCAGTATCAAGAGCCAACATCCAAATGTGATTCACTTGGAGGAATGCATCCTACAAAAAGATGGGATGGTGCAAAAGATGTCCCACGGCTCTAATTCTTCCCTTTATTTACAG ctTGTAGAGACTTCACTAAAAGGAGAAATTGCCTTTGATCCCAGAAGCGCCTATTACTTGTGGTTCGTGATGGATTTTTGTGATGGAGGAGATATGAATGAGTATCTGTTGTCCAGGAAACCCAATCGTAAAACTAACACCAGCTTCATGCTTCAGCTGAGCAGTGCCCTGGCTTTCTTGCATAAAAACCAGATCATCCATCGAGATCTGAAGCCTGATAACATCCTGATTTCTCAAAGCAGGTTGGATACCAGTGACTTGGAACCTACCCTGAAAGTGGCTGATTTTGGTCTTAGTAAAGTTTGTTCAGCATCTGGGCAGAATCCAGAAGAACCTGTCAGCGTAAACAAGTGTTTCCTTTCTACAGCTTGTGGAACAGATTTCTACATGGCTCCTGAAGTGTGGGAGGGACATTATACAGCAAAAGCTGACATCTTTGCTCTGGGGATTATCATCTGGGCAATGCTGGAAAGGATCACCTTCATAGACACAGAGACAAAGAAGGAACTCTTGGGGAGTTATGTAAAACAAGGAACTGAGATTGTGCCTGTTGGGGAGGCacttctggaaaatcccaagatGGAACTTCTCATTCCTGTGAAGAAAAAGTCTATGAATGGGCGAATGAAACAACTGATTAAGGAAATGCTGGCTGCAAACCCTCAGGATCGtccagatgcttttgaactagaACTCAGATTAGTACAAATTGCATTTAAAGATAGCAGCTGGGAAACGTGA